The following proteins are encoded in a genomic region of Streptomyces collinus Tu 365:
- a CDS encoding transposase — MVHALLEAGHSRRSIGRQLNMTHRTVKTLADAGKPEDLFRGQWQHNRTSVLDEYKPYLDERWDEGCTNAWKLWEEIVPLGYRGSYGRVSAYLREKRTSPRPVTAQPPAPRVVTKWILSRPETLTEIEQLRLKTVLANCPELDALTGHVRSFAQMLTERQGERLPQWLDAVRQDDLPSLHTLAAGIDRDRDAVIAGLPLPWSSGVVEGHVNRIKMLKRQMFGRAGFALLRKRVLLAE; from the coding sequence ATGGTCCACGCGCTGCTGGAAGCCGGCCACAGCCGCCGTTCCATCGGGCGCCAGCTGAACATGACCCACCGCACCGTCAAGACCCTCGCCGACGCTGGGAAGCCGGAAGACCTCTTCCGCGGCCAGTGGCAGCACAACAGGACCTCCGTCCTCGACGAGTACAAGCCCTATCTGGACGAACGATGGGACGAGGGCTGCACCAACGCCTGGAAGCTCTGGGAAGAGATCGTTCCCTTGGGCTATCGCGGCAGCTACGGCCGGGTCAGCGCCTACCTGCGAGAGAAGCGCACCTCGCCACGGCCGGTCACCGCGCAACCGCCGGCACCCCGCGTGGTGACGAAATGGATCCTCAGCCGACCCGAGACCCTGACCGAGATCGAACAACTCCGGCTCAAGACCGTCCTGGCCAACTGCCCCGAACTCGACGCCCTGACCGGTCACGTTCGATCCTTCGCCCAGATGCTCACCGAGCGCCAGGGCGAACGACTCCCGCAGTGGCTCGACGCCGTCCGCCAGGACGACCTTCCCAGCCTCCACACTCTCGCGGCCGGCATCGACCGAGACCGCGACGCGGTCATCGCGGGCCTTCCCCTGCCCTGGAGCTCCGGCGTCGTCGAAGGACACGTCAACCGGATCAAGATGCTCAAGCGCCAAATGTTCGGCCGCGCCGGCTTCGCCCTCCTCCGCAAGCGCGTCCTGCTGGCGGAGTAA
- a CDS encoding helix-turn-helix domain-containing protein: protein MDDRPRDALSAAQRFTSELGRLRTTAGRPRINTIAARAQCSQSTVCDALNGRRLPGEAICRRVVEALGGEWGPKWLELWRAARIELDTLKRRSAEAPVDALRPEMVRYPDPPSFYGAAADRIRRARREIRLTYVRLHPPNHWGAAEVTEYYSTVLQWARDHSGEGASVRRIIGVPERDGTPRPDYLRWLHEHHAEVRDIYAYEARVMPWTSSCTWHNTGLMDDSVTFLAFSGVGRQQLTGFSVEGADFLAYFADSFDQAWGALEPLDTYVARHCGQFPVPR, encoded by the coding sequence ATGGACGACCGTCCGCGCGACGCGCTGTCGGCCGCACAGCGCTTCACATCGGAGCTGGGCCGGCTCCGCACCACCGCGGGCCGACCTCGGATCAACACGATCGCCGCGAGGGCCCAGTGCAGTCAGTCGACGGTCTGCGATGCCCTCAACGGGCGGCGGCTGCCCGGCGAGGCGATCTGCCGCCGCGTGGTCGAGGCGCTGGGCGGTGAATGGGGCCCGAAGTGGCTGGAGCTGTGGCGTGCGGCCAGGATCGAACTGGACACGCTCAAACGCAGGAGCGCCGAGGCGCCCGTGGACGCGCTGCGGCCCGAGATGGTGCGATACCCGGACCCGCCCTCCTTCTACGGGGCCGCCGCCGACCGGATCCGCAGGGCCCGCCGCGAGATCCGGCTCACCTACGTCCGGCTTCACCCGCCGAACCACTGGGGGGCGGCGGAGGTGACGGAGTACTACAGCACGGTGCTGCAGTGGGCCAGGGACCACTCCGGCGAGGGCGCCAGCGTCCGGCGCATCATCGGCGTCCCGGAGCGGGACGGCACGCCGCGGCCGGACTACCTGCGGTGGCTGCACGAACACCATGCGGAGGTCAGGGACATCTACGCCTACGAGGCCCGCGTCATGCCGTGGACCAGTTCCTGCACCTGGCACAACACCGGCCTCATGGACGACTCCGTCACCTTTCTCGCCTTCTCCGGAGTCGGCCGTCAGCAGCTGACGGGGTTCAGCGTCGAGGGGGCCGACTTCCTGGCGTACTTCGCCGACAGCTTCGACCAGGCGTGGGGTGCGCTGGAACCGCTGGACACGTATGTGGCGCGCCACTGCGGCCAGTTTCCCGTACCGCGATGA
- a CDS encoding helix-turn-helix domain-containing protein, whose product MGDVAGRADEAPDTRRPQDTDGAWAAQLLDHLRPAGREPRRVVGWLGPAVGAVVCLRDARGGLLAGEPLALDETVLADLVTGRISAAALEDGGRHVRMVGIPHPQQGPAAGAVLAVSRPEPFDRRAAEIVNRTASVLELLLRERELTEAGRRLRRATADLRLAILQLLMVEDTVSARRVAAGLWPGLLEADAARVYVLEGSPADRDRLAEDCADVTGGEALVVRCPAMDGHVIVVTPRPAAGERLRSLVDGRPGVFLGGSLRQRLARTATAYAQAISALAVARFRPDQTAVFAERTRPARLMEPAALRAWSAGVLRPLDRLPHHIRAELLATTRLGLEFTAVNAAKVLGVSRNTVRARMDRVETLLGTDFSDLSTRAAAHLALNTEAAREPHDSDEPPPPAPARLGDLLTSAALRTWADDLLGRLDADGRDLRGTLCAWLAADSNAERTARDLGVHAQTVREHVRAAEPVLERQLLAMGSDLYEVVLAHLSTGALAVPALGR is encoded by the coding sequence ATGGGTGACGTGGCCGGCCGAGCCGACGAGGCCCCCGACACCCGGCGGCCGCAGGACACCGACGGCGCGTGGGCGGCACAGCTGCTGGACCACCTGCGCCCCGCGGGCCGTGAACCGCGCCGGGTCGTCGGCTGGCTCGGACCCGCCGTGGGGGCCGTGGTCTGCCTCCGGGACGCGCGGGGCGGCCTCCTCGCCGGCGAACCCCTGGCCCTCGACGAGACCGTGCTCGCCGACCTGGTCACCGGCCGGATCTCCGCGGCAGCCCTGGAGGACGGCGGACGCCATGTCCGCATGGTCGGCATACCGCACCCGCAGCAGGGCCCGGCGGCCGGCGCGGTGCTCGCGGTCTCCCGCCCCGAACCCTTCGACCGGCGCGCCGCCGAGATCGTCAACCGCACCGCGAGCGTCCTCGAACTGCTGCTGCGTGAGCGGGAGCTGACGGAGGCCGGGCGACGGCTGCGGCGCGCCACGGCCGATCTGCGCCTCGCCATCCTGCAACTGCTGATGGTGGAGGACACCGTCTCCGCCCGCCGGGTCGCCGCGGGCCTGTGGCCCGGGCTGCTCGAGGCCGACGCGGCCCGGGTCTACGTCCTGGAGGGTTCCCCCGCGGACCGGGACCGCCTCGCCGAGGACTGCGCCGACGTCACCGGCGGCGAGGCCCTCGTCGTGCGCTGCCCGGCGATGGACGGCCACGTCATCGTCGTGACCCCCCGCCCGGCGGCGGGGGAGCGGCTGCGCTCCCTCGTCGACGGCCGGCCGGGCGTCTTCCTCGGCGGCAGCCTGCGCCAGCGCCTCGCCCGGACCGCCACCGCCTACGCGCAGGCCATCAGCGCCCTCGCCGTCGCCCGCTTCCGCCCCGACCAGACGGCCGTCTTCGCCGAACGCACCCGCCCCGCCCGCCTCATGGAGCCGGCCGCGCTGCGCGCCTGGTCCGCCGGCGTGCTGCGGCCCCTGGACCGGCTGCCCCACCACATCCGCGCCGAACTCCTCGCCACCACCCGGCTGGGCCTGGAGTTCACCGCGGTCAACGCGGCCAAGGTGCTCGGCGTCAGCCGCAACACCGTCCGTGCCCGCATGGACCGGGTCGAGACCCTGCTCGGCACCGACTTCTCCGACCTCTCCACCCGCGCCGCCGCCCACCTCGCGCTCAACACCGAGGCGGCGCGGGAGCCGCACGACTCCGACGAGCCGCCCCCGCCGGCCCCCGCCCGCCTCGGCGACCTGCTCACCTCGGCCGCGCTGCGCACCTGGGCGGACGATCTCCTCGGCCGCCTCGACGCCGACGGCCGCGACCTGCGCGGCACCCTGTGCGCCTGGCTCGCCGCGGACTCCAACGCCGAGCGCACGGCCCGTGACCTGGGCGTCCACGCGCAGACCGTGCGCGAGCACGTCCGGGCCGCCGAACCGGTCCTGGAACGCCAGCTGCTGGCCATGGGCAGCGACCTGTACGAGGTCGTCCTGGCCCATCTGTCCACCGGCGCCCTCGCCGTACCCGCGCTCGGCAGGTGA